GTTCGCGCGCGACCCGGCGATACCGCGGACGCCTTCGGGCGGATAGCGCACCGCTTCGACCGCCGCGCGCGCCTGTTCGGCGGTTTCGACCATCGGAACTAGGACACCGGAAACGCCGGTGTCCAGGACGCGCTTGATCCGAACCGGGTCGTTCCACGCGACCCGGGCCAGCGCCGCGGTCTCGCCCTCGGCGGCCTCGACCGCGCGGACGACGTTCGCGAGCGATTCGAGTCCGGTCGGCGCGTGTTCGGTGTCGGCGACCACGAAGTCCGAACCGGGGGCGACGCACTCGGCGACCGCCGGGTGGCCGACGGAGAGCCAGTGGCCCGCCACCGGTTCGCCGGCGCGGAGTCGGCGCTTGAAATCGGAGTCGGTCGGCATGCGGAAACCGTCGGGGTCCCGGGGCAAGTAGGTTTCCGAGGCGGCGAACCGCGAGAGAAGGAGCGACCACCCGACGCTCAGTCGCCCCGGACGCTGAGCACGATGAACGCGTAGCCGACCGTCGTGACGGCGTAGTTGACCGTCAGCAGCAGGCGACTCCGGGTGAAGTCGGTGAGGAACGCGCTGAACGTCGTGGCCACCGCGGCGGCGACGACGAACGAGAACCCGACCGACAGCAGCAGCATCGACCGCCGGTCGGTCTGGATGTACGCCCGGGCCGACAGCCCCACCAGCGCGAGGCCGACGACGACGAGCGAGATGCTGAGGATGACGTAGATCGCTTCCATCGGATGCATTCGCTACCGGGGCAATCACGTCGAGACGAGTTAAACCTATGGCTCGCGTTATCAGAAAGGAGAATCGGCGTGTTCGGCGGGGTCCTGCCGAGGGCTCGCGCGACCGTTTTCCGCGGCGTCAGCGAGCGAGCGCCTCGGCCAACTTCTCGACGGGATGGGTCGGCCGCTCGGCGTCCAACTGCGACCGGCAGGACGCGCCGGGCGCGACCACGGCGTCCGGGTCGGCGTCGGATATCTGTCCCCGGAGGATGTCGCCGATGGCCTGCGAGAGGTCGTAGTGCTCGGCGTGGTAGCCGAAACTCCCGGCCATCCCGCAACAGCCCGAATCGAGCGCGTCGACTTCGTAGCCCGCCCGCGAGAGGACGGCGGCGGCGTGGCCGTCGGTGCCTAGCGCCTTTGCGTTGCAGTGGCCGTGGTAGGCCAGGCGCTCTCCGGGCGCGTCGAAGTCGATGCGGTCGTCGAGGCGGTGGCGGTCGAAGAACTCGCAGACCCCGTAGGCGTTGGCCGCCAGCAGTTCGGCGTCGTCCGCGGCCCCGCCGTCGGTGGCCGCGGGTTCCGCGTCGGTGCCGGCGACCCCGTCTCCCGAGCGAGTCGGCGAGCGCACCGCGCTCGCCGACTCGCCGGTTCGGTTCGGGGGGCGACTCGGTTTCCGAAGCAAGTCAAGGTACTCGTCTTGGACCATCGCCGCGTCGGAGGGTTCGACGTAGACCACCGACCGGCCCTCCCGGACCTTCGGCGCGAACTGCGCGACGTTCGACGCGGCGCGCTCGCGGGCCAGGTCGAGGAAGCCCTCGGAGTAGGCGGGCCGACCGCTCGGGGCGGCGTCGGGCACTTCGACCCGGACGCCCGCCGCCTCCAGCACCTGGACGGCGGCGCGTCCCGCCGCCGGGTAGACGTAGTTCGTGTAGGTGTCGGGCACCAGCAGGACGCGTTCGGTCGCGTCTC
This genomic window from Halorussus vallis contains:
- a CDS encoding DUF7521 family protein, with the translated sequence MHPMEAIYVILSISLVVVGLALVGLSARAYIQTDRRSMLLLSVGFSFVVAAAVATTFSAFLTDFTRSRLLLTVNYAVTTVGYAFIVLSVRGD